GGGCTTCATCTTCGTTGTATTGGTTCTGATGTTCTTCATGGGCGTTCGGGATGCTATTTTCGTCGGTTTATCCGTGCCGCTTTCGGCACTGGTGGCTTTTGTACTCATGCCGGTTTTAGGGCCTGTAGTCGGCACCTCGTTTACGTTGAACATCATGGTACTGTTCGCGTTCCTGCTAGGCTTGGGACTGGTGGTCGATGACGCCATTGTGGTTATCGAGAACGCACACCGTCTCTTTAATGATCATAAAGACTGGAATATCCGACAAGCTGTAAAAGCCGCAGCTGGAGAGGTATTCGTACCTGTATTGTCCGGTACGCTGACGACCATTGCTCCCTTCTTCCCGCTGCTGTTCTGGCCAGGAATTGTGGGTGAGTTTATGAAGTTCCTGCCGTTGACGCTCATTCTGACTCTGTTTGCCTCTCTGTTTGTGGCTTATGTGATCAACCCGGTGTTTGCCGTTACATTCATGAAACGCCATGAAGACGATCATCATGAGGATAAACAAGGGTTTCAGGAAATTAAGCGCCCACTGATTATCATGACCGTGCTGGCGGGTATCGGGTATGTGATCGACCGGGGTATTGGTAACCTGTTTGTGTTGCTGATTATCCTGTACACCTTCAATCACTATATACTGACGCCACGACTAATCGTGCCTTTCCAGGAAAATCTGCTTCCGAAGCTGAAAAACGGGTATCGGTCGTTAATTTCCTGGATATTGACTGGCTGGCGTCCGGTATTTGCTATTCTCAGTACGTTCGGTCTGCTGATTCTGACCTTTATTATTGTCGGAATTGCCAAGCCCAAAGTACTCTTCTTTCCAAGTGGCGAACCCGATTATATCTACGTCTATAATGTGATGCCCGTAGGTACGGATGCACGCGTGACCGACTCAGTGACGAAGGTGATTGAAAAGCGGGTGTTTAAGATTCTGAAAGAGAACAACGCAACGGATATTGTCAACTCGGTCATCTCGAACGTGGGTAAAAACGCGGGTGATCCAATGAACCCCGACCGTTCGGCCACACCACAAAAGTCGAAAGTTACGGTTGCCTTCAAACCCAATACCGAACGACATGGTATTTCGACGGATTCGCTACTGAACAAAGTACGGTTAGCCATGCGCGGTTTGCCGGGTAGTGAAATCTCGGTCGAGCGGGAGTCGAATGGACCGCCAACGGGTAAACCAATTGCCATCGAGATAGCGGGTGAGGAATTCAGTGAAATGAAGAAACTGGAGAACCTGGTTAAGCAGAAAATTGCTCAGGCCGGTATTCAGGGTATCGACCAGTTGAAATCCGATCTGATTACCAACAAGCCCGAAATTGTTATCGACATCGACCGGGAAAAGGCCGAACGCGAAGGGATTTCATCGGGGCAGATTGCGCTGGCGATTCGGACAGCCTTGTTTGGAACCGAAGTGTCGAAATTCCGGGATGCGAAAGATGAATACCCAATCATGGTTCGTCTGAAACCCGACGATCGTAGCCAGATTGATCGGCTGCTGAGCCTGAACGTAGTGTATCGCGATATGGTGATGGGTGGGCAGCTTCGTCAGGTGCCGATTACGTCGATTGCCAATATTAGCTATTCGACGACGTTCAGCCAGATCAACCGGAAAAATCAGGAGCGGCTTATCACCTTGAGTTCCGATGTAGTTCCGGGTTACAATGCCAACCAGATTGTAGCGCAAATTCAGGAAGTTGTGAAGGAGATCGATGTGCCCAATGGCTACACCGTTAAAATGGGTGGTGAACAGGAAGACCAGCAGGAGTCGATGAACTTCCTGGTATCGGCCTTTGGTATTGCCATGATGCTGATTTACCTGATTATGGCCACTCAGTTCAACTCGGTTGTGAAACCGATGATCATCTTCGTAACCATTCTCTTCTCACTGATTGGGGTGCTGCTTGGTTTCGTCGTCTTCAAT
This window of the Spirosoma aerolatum genome carries:
- a CDS encoding efflux RND transporter permease subunit, which produces MKFEQYKTLGFTNWCVENRTAIYIFTFLITLGGLFVYNNMPKEQFPDIKVPQVYINTVYVGTAPADIENTINKQIEKQLKSISGVKRIKSNALQDVSVILVEFNPDVESSVALQRVRDAIDKAKPDLPKELDSGPTAQDVDFSEMPIMNLNMAGNFSLKQLKEYAEDLQDVIEGMPEIRRVDIVGALTREIQINVDLPRMQSAGLAFTDIQQAIQGENINVSGGELNVDGVRRTVRVKGEFTDVAQIQNLQIRTATGATVRLGDIAEVRDNFEEQQDFARLDNKSVVTLNVIKRAGANLISAADRIEKTIEEYKETRFPEGLDVKITADQSERTRESVNDLVNTVVLGFIFVVLVLMFFMGVRDAIFVGLSVPLSALVAFVLMPVLGPVVGTSFTLNIMVLFAFLLGLGLVVDDAIVVIENAHRLFNDHKDWNIRQAVKAAAGEVFVPVLSGTLTTIAPFFPLLFWPGIVGEFMKFLPLTLILTLFASLFVAYVINPVFAVTFMKRHEDDHHEDKQGFQEIKRPLIIMTVLAGIGYVIDRGIGNLFVLLIILYTFNHYILTPRLIVPFQENLLPKLKNGYRSLISWILTGWRPVFAILSTFGLLILTFIIVGIAKPKVLFFPSGEPDYIYVYNVMPVGTDARVTDSVTKVIEKRVFKILKENNATDIVNSVISNVGKNAGDPMNPDRSATPQKSKVTVAFKPNTERHGISTDSLLNKVRLAMRGLPGSEISVERESNGPPTGKPIAIEIAGEEFSEMKKLENLVKQKIAQAGIQGIDQLKSDLITNKPEIVIDIDREKAEREGISSGQIALAIRTALFGTEVSKFRDAKDEYPIMVRLKPDDRSQIDRLLSLNVVYRDMVMGGQLRQVPITSIANISYSTTFSQINRKNQERLITLSSDVVPGYNANQIVAQIQEVVKEIDVPNGYTVKMGGEQEDQQESMNFLVSAFGIAMMLIYLIMATQFNSVVKPMIIFVTILFSLIGVLLGFVVFNKEFSIIMSGVGIIALAGIVVKNGILLIEFIEELRGRGVPLREAIIEAGGIRLTPVLLTASAAVLGLIPLAFGITVDFVSLFRDFDPHIVIGGDSAVFWNILAWTIIFGLTFSTALTLVVVPCMYWINERIRMKWFGKKDPALAMQEEPEEELV